In a single window of the Vibrio celticus genome:
- the ylqF gene encoding ribosome biogenesis GTPase YlqF gives MSIQWFPGHMHKARKEIEEVIPQVDVIIEVLDARIPFSSENPMISSLRGDKPCVKVLNKRDLADPELTQRWIEHFEKEQGVKAIAITTSVKEEVNHVMELVRKLAPHREQMGKNIRTMIMGIPNVGKSTIINCLAGRTIAVTGNQPAVTRRQQRINLQNGVILSDTPGILWPKVENPHSGFRLAATGAVKDTAMEYDEVAFYTVEYLAKQYPNLLQERYQIEELPESDIELMEAIGRKRGALRAGGHIDIHKCSEILLHELRNGTLGKVTLELPEMITQELIEVEEAAALKAEQQIKKKEERRKRYLKNKR, from the coding sequence ATGTCTATTCAATGGTTTCCGGGTCACATGCATAAAGCCCGCAAAGAAATCGAAGAAGTTATCCCACAAGTTGATGTGATCATCGAAGTACTGGACGCTCGTATCCCGTTCAGTAGTGAAAACCCAATGATCTCTTCACTGCGCGGCGATAAGCCTTGTGTAAAAGTGCTGAACAAGCGTGACCTTGCAGATCCAGAACTGACTCAACGTTGGATTGAACACTTCGAGAAAGAGCAAGGCGTTAAAGCGATTGCGATTACGACTAGCGTAAAAGAAGAAGTTAACCACGTTATGGAGCTGGTACGTAAACTGGCACCGCACCGTGAACAGATGGGCAAAAACATTCGTACAATGATCATGGGCATCCCGAACGTGGGTAAATCGACCATCATCAACTGCTTGGCTGGACGTACGATTGCGGTTACTGGTAACCAACCTGCGGTAACTCGTCGCCAACAACGTATCAATCTGCAAAATGGCGTGATCCTTTCAGATACTCCAGGAATCCTTTGGCCTAAAGTAGAAAACCCACACAGTGGCTTCCGCTTGGCTGCAACAGGTGCTGTAAAAGATACAGCAATGGAATACGATGAAGTGGCATTTTACACAGTAGAGTACCTAGCAAAACAGTACCCTAACCTTTTGCAAGAGCGCTACCAAATTGAAGAGCTGCCTGAGTCTGACATCGAGCTGATGGAAGCGATTGGCCGTAAGCGTGGTGCACTTCGTGCCGGTGGTCATATCGACATTCACAAATGTTCAGAAATCCTGCTTCACGAATTGCGTAATGGCACTTTAGGTAAGGTAACGCTTGAGTTGCCAGAAATGATCACACAAGAGCTGATCGAAGTTGAAGAAGCGGCTGCGCTGAAAGCCGAACAACAGATCAAGAAAAAAGAAGAGCGTCGTAAGCGTTATTTGAAGAACAAGCGTTAA
- a CDS encoding response regulator, which produces MTICKVMLVDDHPLMRRGISQLLSFEDEFEVIAEASNGTEAVALAHEEEPDLILLDLNMKGMSGLDTLKALRTDGSSANIVILTVSDSPADIEAIVKAGADGYLLKDTEPDELIELLKQAHSGDKAYSSVVARYLNDAGSRNDIFDQLTEREMQILQEVAKGYRNKQIADHLFISESTVKVHMKSLLKKLQVPSRTAATVLYLERYGEMK; this is translated from the coding sequence TTGACGATTTGTAAAGTAATGCTGGTTGATGATCATCCATTGATGCGCAGAGGTATAAGCCAATTACTGAGCTTTGAAGATGAATTCGAAGTGATTGCAGAAGCAAGTAACGGTACTGAAGCAGTCGCTCTTGCCCATGAAGAAGAACCTGACTTGATCCTATTGGATCTTAATATGAAAGGCATGTCTGGACTTGATACGCTGAAAGCACTTCGTACTGATGGCTCAAGCGCTAACATCGTTATTCTAACGGTTTCTGATAGCCCTGCAGACATTGAAGCGATTGTAAAAGCAGGCGCTGATGGCTACTTGTTGAAAGACACAGAACCCGATGAGTTAATTGAACTGCTAAAGCAAGCACACAGCGGTGACAAGGCTTACAGCAGTGTGGTTGCTCGTTACTTAAATGACGCTGGTAGCCGCAATGATATCTTCGACCAACTGACTGAACGCGAAATGCAAATCCTTCAAGAAGTCGCGAAAGGTTACCGCAATAAGCAGATCGCCGATCACCTGTTTATTTCTGAATCGACAGTTAAGGTACATATGAAAAGCTTGTTGAAAAAGCTGCAGGTGCCTTCCCGTACCGCTGCAACGGTTCTGTATCTAGAACGCTATGGTGAAATGAAGTAG
- a CDS encoding GNAT family N-acetyltransferase, whose amino-acid sequence MEIKVAEYKDYERIAQLHADSWKLYYRGILADDYLENDVLEDRSVIWQTRLINPPFNQHVLLLEEGGLLVGFVCAFGNHNFERGTFIDALHVDNNYRGRGVGKRLLSELSKWLQQYYSDSGLYLEVMSENHQAIAFYEAIGGKEELEQVWNAPCGSQVNEKVISWNSPVELEQKTASVVYS is encoded by the coding sequence ATGGAAATTAAGGTAGCTGAATATAAAGATTATGAGCGGATTGCCCAATTACACGCGGATAGCTGGAAGCTATATTACCGTGGCATTCTTGCTGATGATTACTTAGAAAATGATGTTTTGGAGGACAGATCTGTTATTTGGCAGACTCGTTTGATTAATCCTCCTTTCAACCAACATGTTTTATTGCTTGAAGAAGGTGGTTTACTGGTTGGTTTCGTCTGCGCGTTTGGTAATCACAACTTTGAGCGTGGCACGTTCATTGATGCGTTACACGTAGACAATAATTATCGCGGTCGAGGTGTAGGCAAGCGTCTGTTGTCTGAATTATCGAAGTGGTTGCAGCAATACTATTCGGACTCAGGGCTCTACTTAGAGGTGATGTCTGAGAACCATCAAGCGATAGCTTTTTATGAAGCGATTGGTGGTAAAGAAGAACTAGAGCAAGTTTGGAACGCGCCATGCGGCAGCCAAGTGAACGAGAAAGTGATTTCTTGGAACTCTCCCGTTGAACTTGAACAGAAAACAGCAAGCGTCGTGTATTCTTAG
- a CDS encoding helix-turn-helix domain-containing protein: MHRNNLKHMLLIGDNGINNQFIQREIEKYSDFSFSRECMTSIGRSSNRKTFDVILISYLLLANIEDINIILSKVESNKWVVYDVPADITGQSITVMQLFHLFNIKGIIYQDAPVDHLTRCLKTVCDDDLWLPRKLMSHILSNRHDYTFKSKVILSSLTKREVQIFKRVIRGDSNSEISNELFISESTVKTHVYNIYKKINVTNRKEAIRKAYFINSLETIIQPDMKLKV, encoded by the coding sequence ATGCATAGAAATAATTTAAAGCACATGCTCCTAATTGGTGACAACGGTATTAACAACCAGTTTATTCAGCGCGAAATAGAAAAATACAGTGATTTTTCTTTTAGCAGAGAATGTATGACAAGCATTGGCCGCTCGAGTAACCGTAAGACTTTCGATGTCATCCTTATTAGCTACTTACTATTAGCAAATATCGAAGATATCAATATCATTTTATCAAAAGTAGAATCAAATAAATGGGTAGTCTACGATGTTCCTGCTGACATTACCGGACAGAGTATTACCGTAATGCAGTTATTCCACTTGTTTAATATAAAAGGAATCATCTATCAGGACGCTCCTGTTGATCACCTTACCCGTTGTCTAAAAACAGTGTGTGACGACGATTTGTGGCTACCGAGAAAGTTAATGTCACATATTCTATCTAATAGACACGATTACACTTTCAAGTCAAAAGTAATACTATCTAGCCTTACGAAAAGAGAAGTTCAAATATTTAAGCGCGTGATTAGAGGAGATTCAAATTCAGAAATTTCAAACGAACTATTTATTTCAGAAAGTACGGTAAAGACGCACGTATACAATATATATAAAAAAATAAATGTCACAAACCGCAAAGAAGCGATAAGAAAAGCATATTTTATCAATAGTTTAGAGACTATTATACAACCTGATATGAAGCTCAAGGTATAA
- the dcuC gene encoding anaerobic C4-dicarboxylate transporter DcuC, translated as MLELLIGLVITIAVGYFIVKGYKAAGVLLTAGLALLLITGLIGHTVLPAKIASTGNMVTDSLEFVKYMLQYRGGGLGMQIMLLCGFASYMTHIGANNVVVKQFSKPLAAIKSPYVLLVAAYIVACLMSLAVSSATGLGVLLMATLFPMMTAMGISRPAAVAVCASPAAIILSPTSGDVVIAAEKSGMSLDVFAVQTVLPVSICAIIVMAGAAFFWNKYLDKKENTPMEKVDVSEIETTAPAFYAALPFLPIIGVFLFNGRTIPGLSLDIYTIVVGSIFVGAVIDYVVKKFDGEKTLEDLDSCYQGMADAFKGVVMLLVAAGVFAQGLMSIGAIDNLIGLAESAGAGGIALMLILTGLTVAAAIATGSGNAPFYAFVELAPSLAAKMGLNPAFLIIPMLQASNLGRTISPVSGVIVATSGMGKISPFEVVKRTSVPVICGLITVIFGTLVLVPMAA; from the coding sequence ATGTTAGAGCTCTTGATCGGATTAGTGATTACTATTGCTGTTGGTTACTTTATTGTAAAAGGCTATAAAGCGGCGGGTGTATTACTAACTGCTGGCCTTGCCCTACTTCTTATCACCGGCCTTATTGGTCACACAGTCTTACCAGCTAAAATCGCTTCAACAGGTAACATGGTTACCGACTCACTAGAATTTGTTAAGTACATGCTTCAATACCGCGGGGGCGGCCTAGGCATGCAAATCATGCTTCTTTGTGGTTTTGCTTCTTACATGACGCACATTGGCGCTAACAACGTGGTAGTGAAGCAGTTCTCTAAACCACTTGCTGCGATCAAATCTCCCTATGTACTTCTTGTTGCGGCTTACATCGTAGCGTGTCTGATGTCTCTAGCAGTAAGTTCTGCAACGGGTCTTGGTGTGCTATTGATGGCAACCCTATTCCCAATGATGACGGCAATGGGTATTTCTCGCCCAGCGGCAGTTGCAGTTTGTGCATCACCTGCAGCCATCATTCTTTCACCAACCTCTGGTGATGTGGTTATCGCGGCAGAAAAATCAGGCATGTCTCTTGATGTGTTTGCTGTGCAAACGGTACTGCCTGTTTCTATCTGTGCGATCATCGTGATGGCGGGTGCGGCTTTCTTCTGGAACAAATACCTAGATAAGAAAGAAAACACACCAATGGAAAAAGTAGACGTTTCTGAAATCGAAACAACGGCGCCGGCTTTCTACGCTGCACTTCCATTCCTACCTATCATCGGCGTTTTCCTATTCAACGGTCGTACGATTCCAGGGCTGTCACTTGATATCTACACTATTGTGGTCGGTTCTATCTTCGTGGGCGCAGTTATCGATTACGTTGTTAAGAAGTTTGACGGCGAGAAAACACTAGAAGATCTAGACTCTTGCTACCAAGGCATGGCTGACGCGTTCAAAGGCGTGGTAATGCTGTTGGTTGCGGCGGGCGTATTTGCTCAAGGTCTAATGTCTATCGGTGCAATTGATAACCTAATCGGTCTTGCTGAATCTGCAGGCGCAGGTGGCATTGCATTGATGCTTATCCTGACGGGTCTAACGGTGGCTGCTGCCATCGCGACAGGTTCTGGTAACGCGCCATTCTATGCATTCGTAGAACTAGCTCCATCATTAGCGGCGAAAATGGGCTTGAACCCAGCGTTCCTAATCATCCCAATGCTTCAAGCATCGAACCTAGGCCGTACTATTTCACCAGTATCTGGTGTAATTGTTGCGACATCTGGTATGGGTAAAATCAGCCCATTTGAAGTCGTAAAACGTACTTCTGTACCCGTAATTTGTGGTCTTATTACGGTTATCTTCGGTACTCTTGTTCTAGTGCCAATGGCAGCTTAA
- a CDS encoding putative quinol monooxygenase, with protein MSKLTIIATIVSKEDKTELVKAEMIKLIDKTRVEDGCINYDLHQDNSNPAHFIFHENWESEAHLEKHLASQHIAEYMAATEGCIETFVLNKMTHIA; from the coding sequence ATGAGCAAACTGACTATTATTGCAACGATCGTCTCTAAAGAAGACAAAACTGAGCTTGTAAAAGCTGAGATGATTAAATTGATCGATAAAACCCGTGTTGAAGACGGCTGTATTAACTACGATCTGCACCAAGACAACAGTAACCCTGCTCACTTCATTTTTCATGAGAACTGGGAGTCTGAAGCTCATCTAGAGAAACACTTAGCGAGCCAACACATCGCCGAGTACATGGCTGCGACTGAAGGTTGTATTGAAACCTTTGTGCTTAATAAAATGACGCACATTGCTTAA
- a CDS encoding GGDEF domain-containing protein has protein sequence MPYINFIYIPISIFCAFIVTDYIHFGSECITPIIFRVILFLLMMAAARYCITNKPNVLELVESAFLVISSLFLVYVGRLAIELNNFDYQGGIILVMIYIGTFSRLSARYSISTLSFIFLAYLIGLAPLLYEVEPEHEIETISVYISAYILISAACIRRDLEVHKRFAQSEQLRKQAIQLRKQSNMFEALSYQDALTGCYNRLYLHQVIEPSIDRQRSITSIMIDIDHFKSINDTYGHQMGDMVIKELADEIQKRLPTSSNCFRYGGEEFLVLVQGETEASIESLVNALLESPTRLRLEVTISIGVKHAPQALGSVEQLIDDADQALYISKKGGRNKITWCD, from the coding sequence TTGCCGTACATAAATTTCATCTACATCCCTATCTCAATATTCTGTGCTTTTATCGTCACCGACTACATCCACTTTGGTAGCGAGTGCATTACGCCTATCATTTTCCGAGTCATACTTTTTTTATTGATGATGGCCGCCGCCAGATACTGTATTACAAACAAACCCAACGTATTGGAACTCGTAGAAAGTGCCTTCCTTGTAATTAGCTCACTTTTCTTGGTCTATGTCGGTCGACTAGCCATCGAGCTGAACAACTTCGATTACCAAGGTGGGATCATTTTAGTGATGATCTACATTGGTACGTTTTCAAGATTGTCAGCCAGATACAGTATATCTACGCTGTCGTTTATCTTTTTGGCTTATCTCATCGGCCTTGCGCCACTGCTTTATGAAGTGGAGCCAGAGCATGAAATAGAAACAATTTCCGTTTATATTTCGGCTTACATCCTGATCTCAGCGGCTTGTATAAGACGTGACTTGGAAGTACACAAGCGTTTCGCTCAATCCGAGCAACTGCGCAAACAAGCGATTCAGCTTCGCAAGCAATCTAATATGTTCGAGGCCCTTTCCTATCAAGACGCACTAACGGGCTGCTACAACCGCCTTTATCTTCATCAGGTGATAGAACCGAGCATAGACCGTCAGCGATCCATTACATCGATCATGATAGATATTGATCATTTCAAATCGATTAACGACACCTACGGCCATCAAATGGGTGACATGGTGATTAAAGAACTGGCCGATGAGATTCAAAAACGACTACCGACTAGCAGTAACTGCTTTCGATACGGCGGTGAAGAGTTTTTGGTGCTGGTCCAAGGAGAAACCGAGGCTTCAATTGAATCGCTGGTTAATGCCCTTTTAGAATCCCCTACTCGCCTTAGATTAGAAGTAACAATTTCAATCGGTGTGAAACATGCCCCTCAAGCCCTTGGTTCTGTCGAGCAGCTTATCGACGACGCTGACCAAGCACTCTACATTTCGAAGAAAGGCGGTAGGAATAAGATCACATGGTGTGATTAG
- a CDS encoding fimbria/pilus outer membrane usher protein: MVLNPTGRDIQLTSLLRISDTILGEADIIITANNEILLPKESTLSLLSSVVTHEGIARLNDTTDDEMLSQHHFESVGLDLSFDFSSLECIVTVPPEFSLTQQLSMNGADDFYNYAEPSLLSGYVNFALSANETQYVDQNSSRQDLYRGQFDSALNIGFLNFEYESYLENSSSQDSRYVREGSRLNIDFAEQGTRLVLGDMYNSGQSFQDSTDILGIGLTRDFTLIPTRNARPRANQSFTLQRASNVDVYIDGIAVQRLTLGAGSYNLSDIPLAQGSNDIVLVITDRSGNEERIEFSIATGNDLLNSGEFEYSIMYGAPSELQNGQLEYLTDERIFHGYIDVGISPWLTLGTNFQTREDLYQYGATALLASIWGVTELTASRSEHPTFGTGDAYKFAFDAEFSNTNTLPPQLSFSYEYLANNFTGVSGFDASDIDINLTTHYVSAFSSIYLGQSLRAAMTLNYRSGIDKENDYWLISPSLSDGLFDTPATWSARVNYRHNASEDDDISTTVTISWPLSRQTRVVGRYTTELNEAALDYSYQNNIGNTGGVSAFASVITNEETDADMDAGINYTANRYELNATHASRLEEISGETRNHSTDVTISSSLAFAGSSVAVGRPVREAFAIVTKHKSLKENDVAIDPARDGEYARVYLKGDASAMVPDLVAYNGQVISYEVDNLPPGYDLGDGAFWIKPGYKRGFQLQIGSDAVLTVIGKLFDRQSNNPISLVAGVAHYLGEAKQLPIDFFTNRNGIFAISGLKPGKYQLVLDTKEQESVIISLSERSDNLIRLGDVYVE, translated from the coding sequence ATGGTCTTGAATCCAACAGGGCGAGATATTCAACTTACCTCTTTACTGAGGATAAGTGACACCATACTGGGGGAAGCGGACATTATCATTACCGCAAACAACGAGATCTTGTTACCCAAGGAAAGTACGCTTTCTCTCCTTTCTTCCGTCGTAACTCATGAAGGTATTGCGAGACTCAATGACACGACAGACGATGAGATGCTGTCTCAGCATCATTTTGAGAGCGTAGGATTAGATCTGAGTTTCGATTTCTCATCATTAGAATGCATCGTGACGGTACCACCTGAATTTAGCTTAACCCAACAACTGTCTATGAACGGCGCAGATGATTTTTATAACTATGCCGAACCAAGTTTATTAAGTGGGTACGTTAACTTTGCCCTTTCAGCCAATGAGACCCAATATGTGGACCAGAATTCGTCAAGGCAAGATCTCTATCGCGGTCAATTCGACTCCGCACTTAACATTGGTTTTCTAAACTTTGAGTACGAATCCTATTTAGAAAACAGCTCATCACAAGATTCGAGATACGTAAGAGAAGGATCTCGTCTTAATATTGACTTTGCAGAGCAAGGCACACGACTTGTCCTCGGCGATATGTACAACAGTGGTCAATCTTTTCAGGACAGTACCGACATACTTGGTATTGGGTTAACGCGAGATTTCACACTCATTCCAACCAGAAATGCGCGACCACGAGCCAATCAATCATTCACCCTTCAAAGGGCATCAAATGTCGATGTCTATATAGATGGGATCGCAGTCCAACGATTAACCCTCGGCGCTGGTAGCTATAACCTTAGTGATATCCCCCTGGCGCAAGGTAGCAATGATATTGTACTCGTCATCACCGACCGCTCCGGGAATGAAGAACGTATCGAGTTTTCTATTGCAACCGGTAACGACTTGCTCAATAGCGGTGAGTTTGAATATAGCATCATGTATGGAGCGCCTTCTGAATTACAAAATGGACAACTAGAGTACCTAACCGACGAGCGTATTTTCCATGGTTATATTGATGTGGGTATTAGCCCTTGGTTAACGTTGGGTACGAACTTTCAAACCCGTGAAGATCTTTATCAATATGGTGCCACCGCGTTACTCGCTTCTATATGGGGCGTCACTGAACTCACTGCCTCTCGTAGCGAACACCCTACATTTGGAACTGGCGACGCTTACAAATTTGCATTCGACGCGGAGTTTTCCAATACCAACACTCTGCCCCCACAACTGAGTTTTAGTTATGAATATCTGGCCAACAATTTTACTGGGGTCTCAGGGTTTGATGCTTCCGATATCGATATCAACTTAACCACTCATTATGTGTCTGCATTCAGCTCCATTTACCTTGGTCAGTCTTTACGTGCCGCCATGACCCTAAATTACCGATCAGGAATAGACAAAGAGAACGATTATTGGCTGATTAGCCCGAGTTTATCGGACGGACTGTTTGATACTCCCGCTACCTGGAGTGCACGCGTTAACTATCGACATAACGCAAGCGAAGACGATGACATCAGCACGACTGTCACCATAAGTTGGCCTCTTAGTCGACAAACTCGTGTTGTCGGTCGTTACACCACAGAGCTCAATGAAGCCGCCTTAGATTACAGCTATCAGAATAATATTGGTAACACAGGAGGGGTGTCGGCGTTTGCGAGTGTTATTACTAACGAAGAGACGGATGCCGATATGGATGCTGGGATTAACTACACGGCCAACCGTTATGAATTGAATGCGACCCACGCTTCGCGGCTTGAAGAAATTAGTGGTGAAACACGAAACCACAGTACCGACGTAACTATTAGTAGTTCACTTGCTTTTGCAGGTTCATCTGTGGCAGTCGGCAGACCAGTACGCGAAGCGTTTGCGATTGTCACTAAACATAAGAGTCTGAAAGAGAATGACGTGGCTATCGATCCCGCAAGAGACGGTGAGTACGCACGCGTTTATCTTAAAGGAGATGCAAGTGCTATGGTCCCAGACCTTGTTGCTTACAATGGCCAAGTAATCAGTTACGAGGTCGATAACTTGCCGCCCGGGTATGACTTAGGTGATGGCGCTTTTTGGATTAAGCCGGGTTATAAACGGGGCTTCCAACTCCAGATTGGATCTGATGCTGTATTAACCGTTATTGGCAAGCTATTCGATCGTCAAAGTAACAACCCTATTTCACTTGTCGCTGGTGTAGCACATTACCTTGGTGAGGCAAAACAGTTGCCCATTGACTTCTTTACCAATCGTAACGGCATATTTGCAATCTCTGGATTAAAGCCAGGTAAATATCAATTGGTACTAGACACTAAAGAACAAGAGTCAGTCATCATTTCCCTCAGTGAACGCAGTGACAACTTGATAAGACTAGGAGATGTATATGTTGAATAA
- a CDS encoding IS5 family transposase: protein MPKPRYKTTNWKQYNQSLINRGSLTFWIDEEAICGWAQSKQNKGGRPRRFSDLAITTALMVKRVFSMPLRALQGFIDSIFRLANVPLSCPHYTCISRRAKQVEVSFKTKTRGAIQHLAIDVTGLKVYGEGEWKVKKHGTDGKRRVWRKLHIAVDTNTHEIIAAELSLSRVTDGEVLPNLLKQTRRSILEVSGDGAYDTRACHAAIKIKGAIALIPPREGAAFWERGHPRNLAVGCQKLYGSNKYWKERYGYHKRSLSETAMYRVKQLLGGKLSLRNYNAQVGETYAMIKALNKLTGLGMPETCRID from the coding sequence ATGCCTAAGCCTCGTTACAAAACAACCAACTGGAAGCAATACAACCAATCACTCATTAACCGTGGCTCTCTGACCTTTTGGATTGATGAAGAAGCAATATGCGGGTGGGCGCAAAGTAAACAGAATAAGGGCGGGAGGCCGCGTCGGTTCAGTGACTTAGCTATCACGACAGCACTCATGGTGAAACGAGTTTTTTCTATGCCATTGAGAGCGCTTCAAGGATTTATCGACTCGATATTTAGGTTAGCCAATGTACCGTTAAGTTGTCCGCATTACACCTGCATCAGTCGTAGAGCCAAGCAAGTTGAGGTTTCATTTAAGACTAAAACGAGAGGAGCGATACAGCACCTAGCTATTGATGTTACTGGCCTTAAGGTTTATGGCGAAGGTGAATGGAAAGTCAAAAAACATGGGACGGATGGCAAGCGTAGAGTCTGGCGAAAGCTTCATATTGCCGTCGATACCAACACTCATGAGATCATTGCCGCCGAGCTAAGTTTATCGAGGGTTACAGATGGAGAAGTGCTCCCTAACTTACTGAAACAAACACGCCGAAGTATCCTTGAGGTGTCTGGTGATGGCGCTTACGACACGAGAGCGTGTCACGCTGCTATTAAGATTAAGGGAGCCATTGCGCTTATTCCCCCAAGAGAAGGGGCAGCCTTCTGGGAGCGTGGTCACCCTCGAAATCTCGCCGTGGGTTGCCAGAAATTATACGGCTCAAATAAGTATTGGAAAGAGCGGTATGGATACCACAAACGTTCACTCTCAGAAACAGCGATGTATCGAGTTAAACAGTTGCTAGGAGGGAAACTGAGCTTAAGAAATTACAATGCCCAGGTGGGTGAAACTTACGCGATGATAAAAGCGTTGAACAAGCTTACTGGGTTAGGTATGCCTGAAACTTGTCGTATTGACTAA
- a CDS encoding acyl-CoA desaturase has product MNSADKQSTRKPPLIWLNIFVFSFSMLLAVVAAPVYGYFFGYGMEHWIWLAICFTFCNLSITTGYHRLWSHKAFEAHSSLRFLFALGGAFALQNSALHWSSDHRVHHKHVDNNNKDPYSAKRGFWYSHIGWMIRNYSTSMYENYENCRDLKKDKIVMWQHKHYVLLALLMNFGVPIALGVIYGDVIGMLLIVGAVRLVLNHHTTFFINSLAHIWGSQPFTDKNTARDNGVLAVLTFGEGYHNFHHIFENDYRNGIYWWQYDPTKWLIKSASLMGLASKLKKTPQARIEKAEASMLLKRTQQKIMHRADKQQIAEKLQQEFDALVSNMNEYYEVKKQLLESKREDVVKKYEHSVLKVRYQQIKMNFEQQKKNWAMTVEQYA; this is encoded by the coding sequence ATGAATAGTGCCGACAAACAATCTACAAGAAAGCCGCCATTAATCTGGCTCAATATTTTTGTGTTCTCTTTTAGTATGCTGCTTGCTGTTGTAGCTGCTCCCGTTTATGGCTACTTTTTTGGCTATGGCATGGAGCACTGGATATGGCTAGCAATCTGCTTTACGTTCTGTAACCTTTCAATCACGACGGGTTATCACCGCTTATGGTCACACAAAGCGTTTGAAGCGCATTCAAGCCTAAGATTCCTGTTTGCTTTAGGTGGCGCATTTGCCCTGCAGAACAGCGCGCTACACTGGTCTTCTGATCACCGTGTCCATCATAAGCATGTCGATAACAACAACAAAGACCCATACTCTGCAAAACGTGGGTTTTGGTACTCACACATTGGCTGGATGATTCGTAATTACAGCACTTCAATGTACGAAAACTACGAAAACTGCCGTGACCTTAAAAAAGACAAGATTGTTATGTGGCAGCACAAACACTATGTTCTGTTGGCATTACTAATGAACTTCGGTGTTCCTATCGCTTTAGGTGTTATTTACGGTGACGTAATTGGCATGTTGTTAATCGTAGGCGCTGTTCGTTTGGTACTTAATCACCACACAACATTCTTCATTAACTCTCTTGCTCACATCTGGGGTAGCCAACCTTTTACCGATAAAAACACGGCCCGTGATAACGGTGTGTTAGCGGTTCTTACTTTTGGCGAAGGCTACCATAACTTCCACCACATCTTTGAGAACGACTACCGTAACGGCATCTACTGGTGGCAATACGATCCAACAAAGTGGCTGATCAAGAGTGCTTCGTTGATGGGGCTGGCAAGTAAGCTTAAGAAAACCCCTCAAGCTCGTATTGAGAAAGCTGAAGCGTCAATGTTACTTAAACGCACCCAGCAAAAAATCATGCATCGTGCCGACAAGCAACAAATCGCAGAGAAGCTTCAACAAGAGTTTGATGCTCTAGTATCAAACATGAACGAGTATTACGAAGTTAAAAAGCAGCTACTTGAAAGTAAGCGCGAAGACGTTGTGAAGAAGTACGAACATTCAGTTCTTAAGGTTCGTTATCAGCAAATCAAGATGAACTTTGAACAACAGAAGAAAAATTGGGCAATGACGGTTGAGCAATACGCTTAA